One genomic segment of Oncorhynchus nerka isolate Pitt River linkage group LG16, Oner_Uvic_2.0, whole genome shotgun sequence includes these proteins:
- the LOC115144626 gene encoding transmembrane protein 100-like, translated as MAHLFLASKISIPDDSINKNAPKVPKSAMKMPTSTSEKVTTEKSNNNNHNKKDRSVVVTTVPLINEVQLTAATGGAEMSCYRCTVPFGVVVLIAGIVVTAVAYTFNSHGSTISVLGLVLLSAGLALLGSSAVCWRVRLGRKKDRRRESQTALMANHGLCVV; from the coding sequence ATGGCCCACCTTTTCCTAGCCAGCAAAATCTCTATTCCAGATGACTCTATCAATAAAAATGCACCGAAAGTCCCCAAAAGCGCCATGAAAATGCCCACATCTACCTCTGAGAAAGTCACTACAGAGAaatccaacaacaacaaccacaacaagaaGGACCGTAGCGTTGTTGTGACGACCGTCCCATTAATCAACGAGGTGCAGCTGACAGCGGCCACCGGCGGGGCAGAGATGTCGTGCTACCGGTGCACCGTGCCATTTGGCGTGGTGGTCCTTATCGCCGGTATTGTGGTAACGGCCGTGGCGTACACGTTCAACTCCCACGGCTCCACCATCTCGGTGCTGGGGCTGGTTCTGCTGTCGGCTGGGCTAGCCCTCCTGGGGTCCAGTGCTGTCTGCTGGAGGGTCCGGCTTGGGAGGAAGAAGGACCGGAGGAGGGAGAGTCAGACGGCCCTCATGGCCAACCATGGACTATGCGTGGTCTGA